In Synechococcus sp. RS9909, one genomic interval encodes:
- a CDS encoding nucleotidyl transferase AbiEii/AbiGii toxin family protein: MKANRAASIRQRLLNRSRQEQETFDAVLNRFGRERLLYRIGISEYCDRFLLKGAMLFALWYDMPHRPTRDMDLLGFGPGELFVLERVFREIAQQRVDDGLAFSETVTAAEIRNEANYAGARVTLLATLEQARIPLQVDIGFGDPVTPEAEQIDYPVLLEDLPPPRLGAYPVYTVIAEKLQAIVSLGMVNSRLKDYFDLQVLLVREELDAQVLAEAVRRTFAVRSTPLPQQVPLGLSSEFGEDPDKQAQWRAFLQRNELAEIPLPAVVSQIREGLVPVLFQAGEL; this comes from the coding sequence GTGAAGGCCAACAGGGCCGCCTCCATCCGCCAGCGGTTGCTGAACCGGTCCCGGCAGGAGCAGGAGACCTTCGATGCGGTGCTGAACCGTTTCGGCAGGGAGCGGCTGCTGTATCGGATCGGGATCTCGGAGTACTGCGACCGGTTCCTGCTCAAGGGGGCAATGCTCTTCGCCCTTTGGTACGACATGCCGCACCGGCCCACGCGGGACATGGACCTGCTGGGCTTCGGGCCGGGAGAGCTGTTCGTGCTGGAGCGGGTCTTCCGGGAGATCGCCCAGCAGCGGGTGGATGACGGCCTGGCCTTCTCCGAGACCGTCACGGCAGCAGAGATCCGCAATGAGGCCAACTACGCCGGTGCCAGGGTCACGTTGCTGGCCACCCTGGAGCAGGCCCGCATTCCCCTGCAGGTCGACATCGGCTTCGGAGATCCGGTGACGCCTGAGGCTGAGCAGATCGACTACCCGGTGCTGCTGGAAGACCTGCCCCCTCCGCGTCTGGGGGCCTATCCCGTGTACACGGTGATCGCCGAGAAGCTGCAGGCGATCGTCAGCCTCGGCATGGTCAACAGCCGCCTGAAGGACTACTTCGACCTGCAGGTTCTGCTGGTGCGAGAGGAGCTCGATGCGCAGGTGCTGGCGGAAGCCGTGCGGCGCACCTTTGCCGTGCGCTCCACACCGTTGCCGCAGCAGGTTCCCCTGGGGCTGAGCAGTGAGTTTGGCGAGGATCCGGATAAGCAGGCCCAGTGGCGGGCCTTCCTGCAGCGCAACGAGCTTGCCGAAATACCACTGCCTGCGGTGGTGTCGCAGATCCGGGAGGGCCTGGTGCCTGTGTTGTTCCAAGCAGGAGAGCTGTAA
- a CDS encoding BREX protein BrxB domain-containing protein, whose protein sequence is MSRIDELAAQYADHITVPWQQGLPAANRVVMLVYEKELERHLRAKLLEFEQATKTAGHGWQLVDLTTAFAEWMGAMKYRDEYFERPDDIRLKLDSSFLRHVADLIKAQLSQASENDVVALLGAGSLFGFLRLSDVIKEVEREIQGRLVVFFPGQKDGNNYRLLDARDGWNYMAVGISRHHTGAVA, encoded by the coding sequence ATGAGCCGGATCGATGAACTGGCGGCGCAGTACGCAGACCACATCACCGTGCCCTGGCAGCAGGGCCTACCCGCTGCCAACCGGGTGGTGATGCTCGTTTACGAGAAGGAGCTGGAGCGGCACCTGCGGGCCAAGCTGCTCGAGTTCGAGCAGGCCACCAAGACCGCCGGGCATGGCTGGCAGTTGGTCGACCTCACCACCGCCTTCGCGGAGTGGATGGGGGCAATGAAGTACCGCGACGAGTACTTCGAGCGGCCCGATGACATCCGCCTCAAGCTCGATTCCAGCTTCCTGCGCCACGTGGCGGACCTGATCAAAGCCCAGCTCAGCCAGGCGAGTGAGAACGACGTGGTGGCGCTACTCGGGGCCGGGAGCCTGTTTGGCTTCCTGCGGCTCTCGGATGTGATCAAAGAAGTGGAACGCGAGATCCAGGGCCGTCTGGTCGTGTTCTTCCCCGGTCAGAAAGACGGCAACAACTACCGGCTGCTCGATGCCCGAGACGGCTGGAACTACATGGCGGTGGGCATCTCCCGTCATCACACAGGAGCGGTGGCATGA
- a CDS encoding DUF1651 domain-containing protein — translation MDVVDRPGRPPLSPQEGWISDGRQVLHFKPLRYDRWSQALEVTLGEEMPAGEPPLLKSSKEITREQAIKLWRQKRQQGWWTSGPQWQLQKRCQGTS, via the coding sequence ATGGACGTCGTCGACCGGCCCGGTCGTCCGCCGCTCTCGCCTCAGGAGGGCTGGATCAGCGATGGCCGGCAGGTGCTCCACTTCAAGCCGCTCCGCTACGACCGCTGGAGCCAGGCCCTTGAGGTGACACTCGGGGAGGAGATGCCTGCCGGGGAGCCACCGCTGCTGAAGAGCAGTAAGGAGATCACCCGTGAGCAGGCCATCAAGCTGTGGAGGCAAAAGCGCCAGCAAGGCTGGTGGACCAGTGGGCCGCAGTGGCAGCTGCAGAAGAGATGCCAAGGCACGAGCTAG
- a CDS encoding type IV toxin-antitoxin system AbiEi family antitoxin domain-containing protein: MLPVLDRKETALKLARSRGLLRAREAAAAGVDRSTLARLCDSGLLERLERGLYGLPAAAVREHVDLEIVAKRVPQAVFCLLTALRLHGLGTQQPRRVWISLPRGVHRPTLQFPPLEVIHVQPELHRLQVESRRSGPIRLKIYGVEKTLVDCFRHRRRLGMEPVLEALKDAISQRRLNVDELWRQAQAQRMQRVMTPYLEALL; encoded by the coding sequence ATGCTCCCCGTCCTGGACAGGAAAGAAACGGCCCTCAAGCTGGCCCGCAGCCGCGGCCTCCTACGCGCCAGGGAGGCCGCGGCGGCTGGCGTTGATCGTTCGACCCTGGCGCGGCTGTGCGACAGCGGCCTGCTGGAGCGGCTGGAGCGGGGGCTTTACGGCCTGCCGGCCGCGGCCGTTCGCGAGCACGTTGACCTGGAGATCGTCGCTAAGCGGGTGCCCCAGGCGGTGTTCTGCCTGCTCACGGCCCTGAGGCTGCACGGTCTGGGGACGCAGCAGCCCCGCCGGGTCTGGATCAGCCTGCCGCGGGGCGTCCATCGCCCCACCCTGCAGTTCCCCCCACTGGAGGTGATCCATGTGCAGCCGGAGCTGCATCGCCTGCAGGTGGAATCACGGCGCTCCGGTCCGATCCGGCTGAAGATCTACGGGGTGGAGAAGACCCTGGTCGACTGCTTCCGCCATCGCCGCAGGCTCGGCATGGAGCCGGTGCTCGAGGCCCTGAAGGATGCGATCAGCCAGAGGCGGCTGAACGTCGATGAGCTCTGGCGTCAGGCGCAGGCGCAGCGCATGCAGCGGGTGATGACTCCGTACCTGGAAGCACTGCTGTGA
- a CDS encoding DUF3987 domain-containing protein encodes MTPCDYGAIREAAGHLAQLGLSLQTVIPVELPTELYPKSRKNQATGEWEPVLKNGALQPAITGKNPSFWRADGKPQLISHARLVQPKVLLERIAIAERLGKELGLAIIPSKDVVSIDFDTKNYDSVQHLEADWMALLDRFPVLTGTRMERTPSGGLHIYVRVTDRMASWQRPGGGLYCQFTTKQGDDDPHRGEVLAGTRVSVCAPTRNGKGPYELINPEAAYCFVEVPDLASIGIYPKVKAAPEPAAPQQSLPSPPASARQAATGESTIPQLADLIGSKAQEVLRGGRPYGGDGSAAADRSLQLTGFVKELWSWHNLLLEQGWRFEGDPDQLLAQAIAALDIGDKAERVLASIIRADCRHRDPNRAQRHYAWLAGNRSHHWGGRGDGYSTNSSARDGDVSDPKKPPPLSREECRDRLRDAVAAHRSPTELELLLGKLVDESQLHPQELRQLLAAVRLEDEQRDVLRQEASALEENLARQQARAPITLDRLFPPPLAEAIRRITEHLPYCDHVVATAYLAGVSGLVKLGTSICGNPYTDFVTPANLYVATVGRSGQKKTPLEKLLVRRPAQELKQEMAAANTRAMESWREQCKSCKNKDERPPKPVAIYLQIQDYTGEAFVQQLQELDKRGLSVLVLRDELSGLFGAMNAYRSGRGSDEQQLLELFDGQAYTSLRVSAGDRSYERCQVSIYGAIQPGVLRELIKGGDPSGKWARFLFSPLPENTVPLPTAVSAEGVAAVNRANEDLQAYARRIYTMPPQRYQLDLDAIVAFSAYEHDKQIQAQQARLDAQGALYGKSAGKVLRVAVLLHLLELAVLNEPGAVEVPVATLQRAIELVDAMDDWALGFHEQAAAVEEEGGVSSLMRRIHTLARNAKGAASWTQLRQQMSGREKRGINAALADQAMRALDQLGVGKVCKGPRGGLLYRATADLPM; translated from the coding sequence ATGACCCCTTGCGATTACGGCGCGATCAGGGAAGCGGCTGGTCATCTGGCCCAGCTGGGGCTCAGTCTGCAGACGGTGATCCCGGTGGAGCTGCCAACGGAGCTATACCCGAAGAGCCGCAAGAACCAGGCCACCGGCGAGTGGGAGCCTGTTCTCAAGAACGGGGCCTTGCAGCCTGCGATCACGGGCAAGAACCCATCGTTCTGGCGTGCCGATGGAAAGCCCCAGTTGATCAGCCATGCGCGCCTCGTTCAACCGAAGGTGCTGCTGGAGCGGATCGCGATCGCTGAGCGCCTAGGGAAGGAACTGGGGCTGGCGATCATCCCATCGAAGGACGTGGTTTCGATCGACTTCGATACCAAGAACTACGACAGTGTCCAGCATCTAGAAGCTGACTGGATGGCGCTGCTGGACAGGTTTCCAGTGCTCACCGGCACGCGCATGGAGCGCACCCCCAGCGGCGGGCTGCACATTTATGTCCGGGTCACGGATCGGATGGCCAGCTGGCAGCGACCAGGAGGTGGCCTGTACTGCCAATTCACGACCAAGCAGGGCGATGACGATCCGCATCGCGGCGAAGTGCTTGCTGGCACGCGGGTATCGGTCTGCGCTCCGACTCGCAATGGCAAAGGCCCCTATGAGCTGATCAACCCCGAGGCGGCCTATTGCTTCGTGGAGGTGCCTGATCTGGCCTCAATCGGCATCTACCCGAAGGTCAAAGCAGCGCCCGAGCCTGCCGCGCCGCAGCAATCGTTGCCATCGCCGCCGGCCAGTGCGCGGCAAGCAGCGACGGGTGAGAGCACCATTCCGCAGTTGGCCGACCTGATCGGTAGCAAGGCGCAGGAGGTGCTGCGGGGAGGACGGCCCTATGGCGGTGATGGATCGGCCGCGGCTGATCGGAGCCTCCAGCTCACCGGCTTCGTGAAGGAGCTCTGGAGCTGGCACAACCTACTGCTGGAGCAAGGGTGGAGGTTTGAGGGTGATCCCGATCAGCTGCTGGCGCAGGCGATCGCCGCCCTCGACATCGGCGACAAGGCGGAGCGGGTTCTGGCGTCGATCATTCGGGCGGATTGTCGCCATCGGGATCCCAACCGGGCGCAGCGTCATTACGCCTGGCTGGCCGGTAATCGCTCTCACCATTGGGGCGGCCGCGGCGATGGCTACAGCACGAACAGCAGCGCACGGGATGGTGATGTCTCTGATCCCAAGAAGCCGCCGCCGCTGAGCCGCGAGGAGTGTCGCGATCGGTTGCGGGATGCAGTTGCCGCCCATCGCTCGCCCACCGAACTGGAGCTGCTGCTCGGGAAGCTGGTGGATGAATCCCAGCTCCATCCCCAGGAACTACGCCAGCTGCTGGCCGCTGTTCGACTGGAGGATGAGCAGCGGGATGTCCTGCGGCAGGAAGCCAGCGCCCTGGAAGAGAATCTGGCTCGGCAGCAGGCCCGCGCACCCATCACCCTGGATCGCCTGTTCCCACCACCGTTGGCGGAGGCGATCCGGAGGATCACAGAACACCTGCCGTACTGCGATCACGTGGTGGCGACGGCCTACCTGGCTGGCGTGAGCGGCCTGGTAAAGCTGGGCACGAGCATCTGCGGTAACCCCTACACCGATTTCGTCACCCCGGCCAACCTCTACGTGGCCACAGTGGGGCGCTCCGGTCAGAAGAAAACGCCCCTAGAGAAGCTGCTGGTGCGCCGACCGGCGCAGGAACTCAAACAGGAAATGGCAGCCGCCAATACCCGTGCGATGGAAAGCTGGCGTGAGCAATGCAAAAGCTGCAAGAACAAGGACGAGCGACCACCCAAGCCGGTAGCGATCTACCTGCAGATTCAGGACTACACCGGGGAGGCCTTCGTTCAGCAGCTGCAGGAGCTCGATAAACGAGGCCTGAGTGTGCTGGTGCTGCGCGATGAGTTGTCGGGCCTGTTCGGTGCGATGAATGCCTACCGATCCGGCCGCGGGTCCGATGAACAGCAGCTGCTGGAGCTGTTTGACGGGCAGGCCTACACCTCGCTGCGGGTGTCAGCCGGCGATCGCAGTTATGAACGCTGTCAGGTGAGCATCTACGGAGCCATTCAGCCCGGCGTGCTGCGGGAGCTGATCAAGGGCGGCGACCCCTCAGGCAAATGGGCGCGATTCCTTTTTTCTCCCTTGCCGGAGAACACGGTGCCCCTGCCCACCGCGGTCAGTGCGGAGGGCGTGGCGGCCGTGAACAGGGCCAATGAGGATCTGCAGGCCTATGCCCGCCGGATCTACACGATGCCGCCGCAGCGCTATCAGCTCGATCTTGATGCGATCGTGGCCTTCAGTGCCTACGAGCACGACAAGCAGATCCAGGCCCAGCAGGCCCGACTGGATGCGCAGGGTGCGCTCTATGGCAAGTCAGCGGGCAAGGTGTTGCGGGTCGCGGTGTTGCTGCACCTGCTGGAGCTGGCGGTGCTCAACGAGCCTGGTGCGGTGGAGGTTCCGGTGGCCACGCTGCAGCGGGCCATCGAGTTGGTCGATGCCATGGATGACTGGGCCCTTGGCTTCCATGAGCAGGCTGCGGCGGTTGAGGAGGAAGGAGGCGTTTCGTCGCTGATGCGGCGCATCCACACCCTGGCCCGCAATGCCAAGGGGGCGGCGAGTTGGACGCAGCTGCGTCAGCAGATGAGCGGCCGCGAAAAGAGAGGCATTAACGCCGCTCTGGCTGATCAGGCGATGCGGGCCCTGGATCAACTGGGTGTCGGCAAAGTCTGCAAGGGGCCCCGTGGGGGCCTGCTGTACCGGGCCACAGCAGACCTGCCCATGTGA
- a CDS encoding restriction endonuclease, with the protein MTLWLIRAGSRGEHEQKFLDEGRVYVAWDGLDADLGALPDREGLIRELEVRFPDEKAKALMNWSSQIWPFAHGMQSGDWVVMPSKLQSGLYFGELTGDYHFEAAGPNPYYHWRSINWFSGLIPRSVFPQDLLYSFGAFMTICRVQRNDAEARVKAMAATNWQAEGVAASAPRMPQTLQEGSDRAGVPETGDVNLEELAGDQIERLIEARFKGHELATLVEAILQAEGYATYRSPAGADGGADILAGGGELGFEKPQICIEVKSGSDPVDRPTVDKLIGAGQKFGAETCLFVSWGGFKPNVQKELARDFFRVRLWSRKELLEKLFAHYDKLPEDLRLALPLKRVWMVANQGLD; encoded by the coding sequence ATGACCCTCTGGCTGATCCGCGCCGGATCCCGCGGCGAACACGAACAGAAGTTCCTTGATGAAGGCAGGGTCTATGTGGCCTGGGACGGCCTGGACGCTGATCTTGGAGCTTTACCTGATCGCGAGGGTTTGATCCGCGAATTAGAGGTGCGCTTCCCAGACGAGAAGGCCAAGGCGCTGATGAATTGGTCATCCCAGATCTGGCCGTTTGCCCATGGGATGCAAAGCGGCGACTGGGTGGTGATGCCCTCGAAGCTGCAATCCGGTCTCTACTTCGGGGAGCTGACTGGGGACTATCACTTTGAGGCGGCAGGACCGAATCCTTACTACCACTGGCGATCGATCAATTGGTTCAGCGGCCTGATCCCCCGCAGCGTCTTCCCCCAGGACCTCCTCTATTCCTTCGGGGCGTTCATGACGATCTGCCGGGTGCAACGTAATGACGCTGAGGCCAGGGTCAAGGCGATGGCCGCAACCAACTGGCAGGCCGAGGGTGTTGCAGCCTCTGCTCCCCGCATGCCGCAGACACTTCAGGAAGGTTCTGATCGTGCAGGGGTTCCAGAAACCGGTGACGTCAATCTCGAAGAGCTGGCCGGTGATCAGATTGAGCGTTTGATCGAGGCGCGCTTCAAGGGGCACGAACTGGCAACGTTGGTGGAAGCGATTCTCCAGGCGGAGGGCTACGCCACCTATCGCAGCCCGGCAGGTGCCGATGGCGGTGCCGACATCCTTGCCGGGGGTGGGGAACTGGGTTTCGAGAAGCCGCAGATCTGCATCGAGGTCAAGTCAGGCTCCGATCCAGTGGATCGCCCGACGGTCGACAAGCTGATCGGCGCCGGACAGAAGTTCGGGGCGGAGACCTGCCTGTTCGTGAGCTGGGGTGGCTTCAAGCCGAATGTCCAGAAGGAGCTGGCACGGGACTTTTTCCGCGTTCGGCTGTGGAGTCGCAAGGAGCTGCTCGAGAAGCTCTTTGCTCATTACGACAAGCTCCCTGAAGACCTTCGCCTGGCGTTGCCACTGAAGAGGGTCTGGATGGTGGCCAATCAGGGGCTGGATTGA
- a CDS encoding SLOG family protein, which produces MARSGGRLVHLLLHGGARGADAAIARAAHQLGWPSCVMQAEWQRHGRAAGPIRNRELLEQAIAQAVLHTSPGSIASVLVVAFPGGAGTASLVQQARRMASRSPVPISVAEVQPPCACPIP; this is translated from the coding sequence CTGGCCCGCAGCGGTGGCCGGTTGGTTCATCTGCTCCTTCACGGCGGCGCCCGCGGCGCCGATGCCGCCATTGCTCGGGCCGCTCATCAGCTGGGCTGGCCCTCTTGTGTGATGCAAGCCGAGTGGCAGCGGCATGGGCGTGCCGCTGGGCCGATCCGCAATCGCGAGCTGCTCGAACAGGCCATCGCCCAGGCCGTGCTCCACACCTCCCCCGGCTCGATCGCCTCGGTGCTGGTGGTGGCCTTCCCCGGTGGTGCCGGCACCGCCTCACTCGTGCAGCAGGCGCGGCGCATGGCGTCCCGCTCGCCGGTGCCGATCTCCGTGGCTGAGGTCCAGCCGCCATGCGCCTGCCCCATCCCTTGA
- the dinD gene encoding DNA damage-inducible protein D, which translates to MEKDRIESLMSEFELHAQCHEDGVEYWLARDLQHLLGYGEWRSFCGVMSKARTACEISGKAVKDHFVEVTKMVKLGSGSERQIDDLMLTRLACYLIAQNGDSSKPQIAFAQSYFAAQTRRAELIEKRLLESERLTARQKLSSTEKELSQIIFEQTGDEKGFALIRSKGDQALFGKNTKAMKSQWKVPEGRPLADFAPTIILKAKDFAAEITIFNSKANDLKTEPEISSEHVTNNSAVRETLLQRGIRPEALPAEEDIRKVERRIASEDKSIVKTAESLPGDQ; encoded by the coding sequence TTGGAAAAAGATCGTATCGAGAGCCTCATGAGCGAATTCGAGCTCCATGCGCAGTGTCACGAGGATGGTGTGGAGTATTGGCTAGCACGAGATCTGCAGCACCTTCTTGGCTATGGCGAATGGCGAAGCTTCTGCGGTGTAATGTCAAAGGCAAGGACAGCATGCGAAATATCTGGCAAGGCGGTAAAAGACCATTTTGTTGAAGTCACCAAAATGGTCAAACTTGGGTCTGGCAGCGAGCGGCAGATTGACGATCTCATGCTGACCCGACTTGCCTGTTATCTCATTGCGCAAAACGGAGATAGCAGCAAGCCGCAGATCGCATTTGCCCAAAGCTACTTTGCAGCTCAAACCCGTCGGGCCGAGTTGATCGAAAAGCGGCTCTTAGAATCTGAGCGGTTGACGGCTCGCCAAAAGCTTAGCTCGACCGAGAAAGAGCTTTCTCAAATTATATTTGAACAGACAGGCGACGAGAAGGGGTTTGCCCTTATCAGGAGCAAAGGTGATCAGGCCCTTTTCGGGAAGAACACCAAAGCCATGAAATCCCAGTGGAAAGTCCCCGAAGGGCGACCTTTAGCGGACTTTGCGCCTACAATTATCCTCAAGGCCAAAGACTTTGCGGCTGAAATAACGATATTTAATTCAAAGGCTAACGATCTAAAGACAGAGCCGGAGATCTCTTCAGAGCATGTTACCAATAACAGTGCGGTGCGCGAGACTCTGCTTCAGAGGGGTATTCGGCCTGAAGCCTTGCCAGCAGAAGAAGATATCAGGAAGGTAGAGCGTCGTATTGCTTCGGAAGACAAAAGCATCGTCAAGACAGCCGAATCCTTGCCTGGTGATCAATAA
- a CDS encoding RAD52 family DNA repair protein, with product MTCTFSAEQITALSAPLDRAKVRQREQGRSQVSYLEGWQVIAEANRIFGFDGWQRETVALRCVNQSERTIGARGTSRDQKPGWGVTYIARVRISVSSAGQPALIREGCGAGHGIDVDLGQAHESALKEAETDAMKRALMTFGNPFGLALYDKRQREVTGASESREQPRSRPASSVRPSSLRVVAAPASRHQPGQEPEAEATSKTEPPRSDRSAAPEDPGLAPLDSATIHQLCDTIRALPRPALEGFTKAFRKRFQVPPEVTTIADRICERRHHDWIEAFLVQRRASFSTQESRIQGACD from the coding sequence ATGACGTGCACCTTCTCCGCCGAGCAGATCACAGCCCTCTCTGCCCCTCTGGATCGCGCCAAGGTGCGTCAGCGGGAGCAGGGCCGCAGCCAGGTGAGTTACCTGGAGGGGTGGCAGGTGATCGCCGAGGCCAACCGCATCTTTGGTTTTGACGGCTGGCAGCGGGAAACCGTTGCTCTCCGGTGCGTCAACCAGAGCGAACGCACCATCGGTGCCAGGGGCACGAGCCGGGACCAGAAACCCGGCTGGGGTGTGACGTACATCGCCCGGGTGCGCATCAGCGTCAGCAGCGCCGGTCAGCCCGCCTTGATCCGCGAGGGCTGTGGCGCCGGCCACGGCATTGATGTGGATCTGGGTCAGGCCCATGAATCGGCCCTCAAAGAAGCTGAGACCGACGCCATGAAACGCGCCCTGATGACCTTCGGGAACCCGTTCGGCTTGGCGCTCTATGACAAGCGCCAGCGGGAAGTAACAGGAGCGTCGGAGTCGAGGGAACAGCCCCGTTCCAGGCCGGCCAGCAGCGTCAGGCCCTCGTCGCTGCGGGTGGTGGCTGCACCGGCCTCCAGGCATCAGCCTGGTCAGGAGCCCGAGGCGGAGGCGACATCGAAAACTGAGCCACCCAGATCAGACAGGTCAGCAGCTCCAGAGGATCCAGGCCTGGCGCCCCTCGATTCAGCCACCATCCACCAGCTCTGCGACACGATCCGGGCCCTCCCCCGGCCAGCTCTGGAGGGCTTCACCAAGGCCTTCCGCAAGCGGTTCCAGGTGCCGCCGGAAGTCACGACGATCGCTGATCGGATCTGCGAACGCAGGCATCACGACTGGATCGAGGCGTTTCTGGTGCAGCGCCGTGCCAGCTTCTCGACTCAAGAAAGTCGCATCCAAGGAGCTTGTGACTGA
- a CDS encoding siphovirus Gp157 family protein, whose product MTVLIPNPAAPADAPAPGPSAGGPACSLQRSGSLWQLGIEAQELTAAIGQLAQQLEADDPEQRASALAELEAALLAEEGNKKALAAKADATCWVIEHLRGQAAYRQQQAKRLAALATGDASRADALEESLLFVLTQLQPAATRFSFPNHELSSRKSQAVVIDDEEALDPEWLAVTTSSKPDKNAIKEALKAGRQITGAQLLFRRSWRIH is encoded by the coding sequence ATGACCGTTCTGATTCCCAATCCCGCAGCTCCAGCCGATGCCCCAGCGCCAGGCCCCTCGGCAGGAGGCCCTGCCTGTTCGCTGCAGCGGTCCGGTTCCCTCTGGCAGCTGGGCATCGAGGCCCAGGAGCTCACCGCTGCCATCGGCCAACTGGCCCAGCAGCTGGAAGCTGATGACCCCGAACAGCGGGCCTCAGCCCTCGCTGAGCTGGAGGCCGCCCTGCTGGCAGAAGAGGGCAACAAGAAAGCCCTTGCCGCCAAGGCCGATGCCACCTGCTGGGTGATCGAGCACCTGCGCGGCCAGGCCGCTTACCGGCAGCAGCAGGCCAAGCGCCTTGCGGCCCTGGCCACTGGTGACGCCAGCCGTGCCGATGCGCTGGAGGAGTCGCTGCTGTTTGTCCTCACCCAACTGCAGCCGGCGGCCACCCGCTTCTCCTTCCCCAATCACGAGCTCAGCAGCCGCAAGTCCCAGGCCGTTGTGATCGACGACGAGGAAGCCCTCGATCCCGAGTGGCTCGCCGTCACCACCAGCAGCAAGCCGGACAAGAACGCCATCAAAGAAGCCCTCAAGGCCGGCCGGCAGATCACCGGCGCCCAGCTGCTCTTCCGCCGCTCCTGGCGCATCCACTGA